In Microbacterium galbinum, the genomic stretch CGATGCGGAGGTCGACATGATCGACCGCGACGATCCGATTCGCGCCGTGCCCGAAGCGGCGGACGATGCCGGTGAGATCGACGGCGGGCGCGGAGTCTGCGGGAGGGCGATCGGCGGGGGCGACGAGGGGCTGGCTCATGCTCCCAGTGAAGCGCCGCGAGCACGGCCCGCACCGGAGGTCGATGTCACGCGGTGCGGATGACATCCGTCATGTTCCCGGTGCGCTGTTCGCCTGCCGTTCACCCCTGAGTCGGCATCCGTTCGTCCGCTTCCGTTTGTGTCGGATCGACCCGACCCCCGACCGGAGGTACTCGCCGTGCCCATCCCCCGCTCCCTTTCCTTCGGCCTCGCCGCGCTCGTCGCGGCGAGCGCGGCGATCGTCACCCCGCAGGCGGCCGTCGCCGCCGATGCCCCCGCCGACCAGCTCGCCGTCTCGGTCGTCGGCGACGGCGCGGCCACCGGCAACGACGCGGTTCCGGTCGCGATCCAGCTCCTCGACGGACAGGGCGAGCTCGGCGACACGATCGCGCTGCCGACGACGGATGCCGGCGATCAGCACGCGTTCACCCTTGGGGCGAACCGCGACCAGCAGGGGGCACTGCAGCAGTCCGCCGATCACCGCTACGTGACGCTCGGCGGATACGACGCGGCCCCGGGAACGGGCTCGCTCAACGACACGGCCGCCCCCGACACGCTGCGCGTGATCGCCCGGATCGGATCGGAGGGCGACGTCGACACCGCCACGACGCTCGCCGGAGGGTTCTCGCTGCGTCACATCCGGGGCACCGCCACGGTCGACGGCACACGCTACTGGGCGGGCGGGCACGGCGGCGACTCCACGGCTCCCGCCGGCGGCGTCCTCACGGTCGAAGCCGGTGGGACCACCCCCACCGCCGTCGTCTCCGGCAGCAGCAACCTCAACAACGGCCGCGTGGTCGACATCCACGACGGCCAGCTCTACCTCACGAGCGACCGCAGCGGGTTCTCGGGGCTGAACACGGTCGGCACCGGCATCCCCACCGCCGCGGGAGCACCGCTCACGCTCGTGGCCGCGGCCCCGGCCGGGGCATCCGTCGCGCACGACTTCGCCTTCGCCGGCGAACACCTGTACGTCGGCTACACGGAGGGGGCGAACGAGGGCATCGCGAAGTACCGCCGCACCGGCGCCACCTGGACCTGGGTCGACACCCTGCCGGGCGACTTCTGGGGCCTCGAGGCACGCCCGGCCGGCGACGATTCGGTGCTGTACGCCGTGCGCGGGCTCAACCAGGGCAACGAGATCGTGCGGATCCTCGATTCCGGTGACGACTCCGCGTTCACCGCGCAGACCGACGTGCTCGCGACGGCGGCGCCCCAGACCGCGTTCCGCGGTGTCGCCTTCGCGCCCGGGTTCGAGCCGGGCACGGATGCGGTGGGCCCCATCCTCGCGAAGCCGACCCTGTCGTGGGACGTGCGCGTGCCCGGCGGCGCCGGCAGCGCCCTCGCCGCCGTGCTCGGGCAGGACACCAACCCCGCAGCCACCGGCGTGATCGCCGATGCCGCCGGCGAGGCCGTCACGGCGACCGTGACCAGCAGCAACCCCGCGGTCGTGCCCGACGAGGCGATCCGCCTCGACGTCGCCGACGACGGATCGTTCCGGCTCGCGGCGACACCCGCGGCCACCGGCGCCGCCGTGCTCACCGTGCATCTGCGCACCGACGACGGACGCACCGCGATCTCGCAGCTCCCGTACCGCGTCGCCCCGGCCTTCGCCGATGACGGCGCTCGCGGGCACTTCGGCATGTCGGACGCCTCCGCCGCGATCGACGCCGGCGACGGCTACTTCTTCGCGGCCGACGACGACTCGAACGCGATCCGCCTCTTCTCGGAAGAGGGCGGAGAAGCCGTCGCGGCGTTCGACTTCAGCGATCGCATCGAGTTCGAACGCGCAGGTGAAGCCCACGACTTCGAGGCCGTCGCCCGGGCCGGAGACCAGGTCTTCTGGATCGGATCGACCGGCAACACCCGCAGCGGCAACGTGCGCCTCGACCGCGACATCGTGCTCCAGACGCAGATCTCCGGATCCGGCGCGGACGCGACGCTCACGTTCGTCGGTTACCGCAACGTGCTGCGCGATGCGCTCGTCGCCTGGGATCACGAAGGCCAGCACGGCCTGGGCGCCGACCGTTTCGGGTTCCTCGCGGCCACCCAGCCGGGGGTCTCGGCCGAGGGTCCCGACTCGCTCAACATCGAGGGAGCGGCGATCGCGCCGGACGGCACGACGCTGTGGCTCGGCTTCCGCTCGCCCGAGGTCGGCGATGACGCGGATGCTCTCATCGTGCCCGTCGCCGACATCGCCGATGTCGTCGCCGGGGCGGATGCCGTCGTCGGCGACCCGATCCTCCTCGACCTGGGCGGGCGAGCGATCCGCGACATGGCCCGCGCCGAGTCCGGTGACTACCTGATCGTCGCCGGCAGCGCCGACGACACCGGCCGCTTCGCCCTCTTCGGGTGGTCCGGCTCGCTGGACGACGCCCCGGTCGCGGCATCCGGCACCCTCGGACTCGCGAACTGGCCCGGCTCCTACGAGGGCATCGCGGGCGTGCGCGACCTCGCCGACGGAACCTCCGTGCGCCTGCTGCTCGATTCGGGAACGGTCGACATCTACGGCGACGGCACCGAGGCGCAGGACCTCTCCCCCGTCGAGTTCAAGCTCTTCCCCTCGCAGACCGTCGAACTGTCGTTCGGCGCGGCGTTCACCGAGAAGCGGATCGCGGTCACGGGCGGCACCCTTCGAATCGGCTCGCCCTCCGAGATCACCGTCTCGGGCTTCGCGGAGGGCGAGCAGATCGAGCTCGTGCTGAACTCCGACCCGGTGCGCCTCGCGGCCCTCACCGCGGGAGCCGACGGCACGGCGCGCGCGGTCGTCGTTCCCCCGGCATCCGTCTCTCCGGGGGCGCACACCCTGACCGCCACGGCGGCCTCGGGCGCCGCCGAGCTCACGGTCACGGTGCTCGCCCCAGTCGCCGACGGCGGCAGCGGTGACGGCGGCAGCGGTGACGGCACGGACGGCGGCGACAGCGGTGCCGGAGCGGGATCCGGCGCAGGATCGGATGCCGGTGACGCCCTCGCCACGACGGGGTCGGACTTCCCCGCGGGGCCGGTCGCGCTCGTCGCACTCGCGCTCCTCGCGCTCGGTGCGCTGGCGCTGCGCCGCAGGGGTGTCGCTTCGGAGTGACCCGTTCTCGTCGGCTACTCTGCATCGGGTGACCGTGCAGAGTACCGACGAAGAACAGCACCTCCGGCGAGCGCTGAGCAACCGCCACATCCAGCTCCTGGCGATCGGCGGTGCGATCGGGACCGGGCTCTTCATGGGCAGCGGCAAGACGATCTCGGTGGCCGGTCCCTCGGTGATCTTCGTCTACATGATCATCGGGTTCATGCTCTTCTTCGTGATGCGCGCGATGGGCGAGCTGCTGCTGTCGAACCTCAAGTACAAGTCGTTCAGCGACTTCGCCAGCGACCTGTTGGGGCCGTGGGCCGGGTTCTTCACGGGCTGGACGTACTGGTTCTGCTGGGTGGTGACGGGCGTCGCCGATGTCATCGCGATCGCCGGGTACACGAACACCCTCATCCCCGGCATCCCGCTGTGGATCCCGGGTGTCGCCGTGGTCGTCATCCTGCTCGCGCTCAACCTCCCCACGGTCGCCGCGTTCGGTGAGATGGAGTTCTGGTTCGCGCTGATCAAGATCGTGGCGATCGTCGCTCTCATCGTCACCGGTCTCGTGATGATCTTCACCGGCTTCGAGCACGACGCCGGTACCGCGTCGTTCGCGAACCTCTGGAGCCACGGCGGCATGTTCCCGCACGGGTTCATGGGGTTCGTGGCCGGTTTCCAGATCGCGGTCTTCGCGTTCGTCGGGATCGAGCTGGTCGGCACCGCCGCCGCCGAGACGAAGGACCCGAAGCGGAACCTCCCGAAGGCGATCAACGCCATCCCGATCCGCATCCTGCTCTTCTACGTCGGCGCGCTGATCGTGCTGATGGCGGTGACCCCCTGGACCGAGTACGTCGCCGGGGAGAGCCCCTTCATCGCGATGTTCGCCCTGGCCGGCCTCGGCATCGCCGCGACCGTCGTGAACCTGGTGGTGCTGACCTCGGCGATGTCGAGCGCCAACTCGGGCATCTATTCCACCTCGCGCATGGTCTTCGGGCTCGCGCACGACGGTGACGCGCCGAAGCTGTTCGGTCGCCTGTCGAAGCGCCGCGTGCCCCAGAACGCGCTGTTCCTCTCCTGCATCCTCCTGCTCTCGGGCGTCGTGCTGCTCTACGCGGGCGAGGACATCGGCACCGCCTTCGACATGGTGACGACGGTCTCCGCCGTGTGCTTCATGTTCGTGTGGACGATCTTCCTGCTCAGCTATGTGGTCTACCGCCGCCGGCGCCCGGAGAAGGCCGCGGCCTCGGCCTTCCGGATGCCGGGCGGAGTGTTCATGGTCTACGTCGTGCTGGCGTTCTTCGTCTTCATCCTGTGGGCGCTGACCACCCAGCCCGATACCCTCACGGCTCTGCTCGTGACGCCGATCTGGTTCGCGCTGCTCGTCGTCGCCTGGCTGTTCGTGCGCCGCTCGCCGAACCATCTGCAGCGGCACGCGGCCCACATCGCGCATCTGCGCAGCGACGACGAGGACGACGAGGACCAGTCAGCGGCGTAGCTCTCCGCGGATCGCCCAACGCCCCGTCGCCTGGTGGAACTGCAGCTGTGCGAGCAACGGCGAGGCGTCGTACATCCGGATGTTGAGGCTCAGCCGCACTCCGCGCCCGGTGCGCACCGTGAGCATCGGCCCCTGATCCGAGCGCCGTACCGAGTAGTCGGTGATGTCGGAGTAGCGGAAGCTGCGCGTGACACCCGCGAGCGTGCGGAAGGTCACCTCCTCGTCGCCGAACGCGACGTACCAGTTGCGGTACATGACGAGGAACAGGATGCCGCCGCCGAGGATCGCGAACGAGGCGATCGCCATGGCGGTGCGATCATCGTCGCGCGAAGCATCCGAGAGCAGGATCATGGGGATGCTGAGCAGGAGGAGGGTCCACCCGCCGATCGGCAGGATCTTCATCAGTCGGAGGCGGCGCGGATCGCGACGATCACGATTCGGATGCTTCCGGGCGTAGTGCGCGGCCTCGACGGCCAGCCACCCCGCGATCGCAGCGACCGCGATGTGCACGACGACCGCCAGCATCCGCTTCTCCTCTCCGGAGCGCGATGCGCTCCCCTTCTCCTCGACGAGTACTGCCCAGGAATACGTCGGACACAGCCGGTAGAATACTGGGTGTGCACGGTGCACGCTGCGGCCGGGACGACCCGGATCGCGTCATCACCCGGGGACGGCCCCGCGAAGGAACCGGATGATGATCCCCACCGCTGTGAAGCAGTTCATCGGACGACCCGATATCGCCCGAATCGCCCTGGGCTGGGGCGCCTACGTCCTGGTGCTGCTGGCGCACCCCCTGCTCGCGGCCCCTGTGGCCGTCCCCCTGCTGATCGTCGCCCTCGGGGTGATCATCGGTGTGATCCTGGTGTGCGCGTTCGGCGTGGTGAAGCAGGCCGAGGCCCTCGCCCACCGTTTGGGCGACCCCTACGGATCGCTCGTACTCACCCTGTCCATCGTGCTGATCGAGGTGATCCTCATCTCGGCCGTCATGCTCGGACCGGGCGACCACGCCACCATCGCCCGGGATTCGGTGATGGCCGTCGCGATGATCATCCTGAACCTCGTGATCGGTCTCGCACTGCTGCTCGGCGGTCTCCGCCACCGCGGCATGGCGCACAACCGCACGGGAACCTCGGCCTACCTGGCGATGCTCGTGGTGCTCGTCGCGCTCGCGTTCGCCCTCCCGGCTCTCATCGGCCGCGACGGCTCGTACACCCTCGGCCAGGAGATCCCGACCGTGATCCTGACCCTCGGGATCTACGCATTCTTCCTCTTCCGGCAGATGGGGACGCAGGCGGGCGATTTCACCGAGGTCGACGAACGCCTGCGGCGACGGACGGATGCCGCGGACGCTGCGCCGCGCACGGGCATCCGCGAGACTCTCGCCGCACACCGCACCGAGGTCCTGGTGCGCCTCGCCCTGCTCGTGGTGACGGTCACCCCGATCGTGCTGCTCTCGCACGACATGGCGGCGCTCCTCGACGACGGCCTCGGTCGCCTCGGAGCCCCGGCCGCACTGGCCGGCGTGCTGATCGCCGCGATCGTGTTCCTGCCGGAGTCCCTCACCGCAGTGCGGGCAGCTCTCGGGGGCGAGGCACAGCGGGTGGTGAACCTCTGCCACGGGGCGCTGGTGTCGACGGTCGGGCTCACGATCCCCGCCGTACTGGTCATCGGCATGCTCACCGGCCAGACCGTGGTGCTGGCCGAGTCTCCGGCGAACCTCCTGATGCTGGGTGTGACGCTGCTGCTCTCGGTGACCACGTTCGCGGCGAAGCGGGTGACGGCCATGCACGGCGCCGCGCACCTCGCGGTCTTCGCGGTGTACGTGATCGTGCTGTTCAGCGGATCGTAAAAGTTCGATTTCTCCGTAATTACGAACTATTGCTACGGTTGTAGCCATGGAACGTGACGCGCTGCACGCGATCGAAAGCCGGGTCGACGCCCTCGAACGCGAACTCGAGCGTTTGCGTGCGCAGGTCGAGGAGCCGTCGGCCGACGCCTCGACCGTGACACCGGAACCGGGGGCTGCGACATCGGACCCCGCCGCCGATCCGCTCTGGTTCGTCAATGAACTCGGACGCCGGGCTCCCGGCGCGGTGATGATGGCGGGTGCCGTCGAGGTACCGGCCGGGCCCATCCGCTGGCAGTACGGCCTCTACGCGGAAGAGCTCCTCGGCAAGGACTGGGGCGATCTCGCTCGACCCCTCGAAGCACTGGGGCACCCGGTGCGTCTCGAGCTCGTGCGCGTCATCCTCACCGGCACCCAGACCACCGCTGAGCTGCTCGAACTGGAGCAGTTCGCGTCGTCCGGCCAGCTCTACCACCACCTCCGGCAGCTCGTGAGCGCGGGGTGGCTGTCCTCCCCGCGCCGCGGGTTCTACGAGGTGCCGGGGGCGCGCATCGTGCCGCTCCTCGTCTTGACCATGATCGCCTCGAGCTGAGGAGCAGCCGCACCGTGACCTCCCCCACCCCCGCACTCACAGGCCCCACCCCGACAGCGACGTCGCCCGCGCGACGCTCCCCCGGTCCCGTGCTCGGCCTCCTGGCGGGCGGCGCGGTCGCCGCGATCGCCCTCGGCGCGGCCGTCGGGCCGCAGCAGCAGACCGTGAGCTCGGCCTGGAGCGGTGACGAGACCCTGGCGGAGAGCATCCGCACTCTGCCCGGAGGCCTCGACGGATTCCGCTCGCTGTCGGTCGCGGAGATCGATCCGGGCGGCGTCGTCTTCGCCGGTCTCGGTGACGCCGATCCCGCACACCCGGAGGCGCCCGGGCCCGACACCGTGTTCGAGCTCGGTTCGATCACGAAGACCTTCACCGGAGCGCTGTTCGCCGACGCGATCGAACGCGGAGAGGTGGCCCCCGATGATCGCCTCGCGGAGCACCTCACGGCCCTCGAGGGAACGGATGCCGGCGACGTCACTCTCGCGTCGCTGTCGCAGCACTCCTCCGGACTCCCCGGCCTGGGCGCGACGGCCGCCGACGGCGCGGTGTCGAGCCTGATCCTCAACGACAACGCCTACGCGTCGTCGACCACGGCGCAGTTCATCGCCGACGCGGCCATCGCCCCCGTCGACCCCGACCAGGGCGCCGTCTACTCGAACTTCGCCGTCTCGCTCCTCGGAACCGCACTCGTCGAGGCGGCCGGCGCCGACGACTATGCGACATTGCTCGACGAGCGCCTCACCGGCCCGCTCGGGATGGAGCACACCACGGTCGCGGCGACGGCCGCAGAGGTGCCGGTCGATGCGGTTCCGGGCTTCCTCCTCAACGGCACACCCGCACCACGCTGGTGGGGGGAGGGATATCTGCCCGCGGGGTCGTCGACGTTCACCACGGCATCCGACCTGGCGATCTGGGCACAGGCCAACCTCGACGGCTCGGCGCCGGGCGCAGCCGCACTCGAGCCCTCCGCTCCCCTGGGAGCGGAGGGCGAGATCGGCTGGGGCTGGATCACCTCTGCGTCCTTCGACGGCGCCGGCACTCAGACCTGGCACAACGGCGGCACAGCGGGCTTCCGCACGATCCTCACGATGGATCGCGACGCCGGCACGGCCTTCATCGCCCTGTCGAACACCGTCGCGACCGTCGACTACGTCGCGATGTCGTATCTCTCGGGTGCGCCGATCCCCGGCCCCGCCGAGCCGTATCTGATCCTGGGATGGTCGGTCTTCGGCATCGCGCTGGCGCTCGGTGTCGTCGCGCTGCTCCGGGCCCTCCGCGCGAAGGCGCTGCTCCCGTCGCTCAGCGACCTCGCGTGGGCGCTCGCCGGGCTCCTGCTGCTCTGGCACAGCGGCCCGTGGTTCGTGGTCGGCGGTTGGGTGTGGGGCGTCGCTCTCGCGCCCACCTTGGCTGCGGTCGGACTGCTCGCGCTGCGCGGTCGCTCGCTGCCGTTCCTCCCCGCGCGTCGACGGTGGTTCTGGTGGCCGACCGCGGCCATCGGTGTCGCGGCCGCGGTCGGCGTCACCTTCCTCTGGTGAGGACGCCGGTGGCCGCTCAGGCCTGAGCGGGAGTCCACTCCGAGACGCGGTCGAGCGTCTGCACCTCGTCGGCGCTCAGCTCCAGGCGAGCGCCGGCGAGGAGGTCGGGAACCTGCTCGACCGTGCGGGCGCTCGCGATGGGGGCTGCCACCGTCGGCTGCGCGCGCAGCCACGCCAGCGACGTCGCGGCGATCGAGGCTCCGTGCGCGGAGCCGATCTCCTCGAGGGCGTCGATGATCTTCAGGCCCGCGGGAGTCGCGTACTTGGCGGCGCCCTCGGCGCGGGGCGAGGACTGCCCCGCGGTCTCGGTGGAGCGGTACTTGCCCGTGAGGAAGCCGCTCGCCAGCGAGTAGTAGGGCACGAGTCCGAGGCCGAACTCCTCGGCCACCGGGATGATCTCGTTCTCGACGTCGTTGCGATGCACGAGGTTGTAGTGCGGCTGAACGGCGACGGGCAGCGCGGCACCCGTGCGCTGCGCGATCTCGATCCACTCGCGGATTCGATCGGCGGAGTAGTTCGACACGGCCACGTTGCGCACGAGGCCGTCGGTCACGAGCTGACCGAAAGCGCCGACCGTCTCCTCGAGGGGCACGCTCTCGTCGTCGAAGTGGGCGTAGTAGAGGTCGATCGCGTCGACGCCGAGACGCGCGAGCGACGCCTCGGCAGCCTTGCGGATGTTCGCTGCGGCGAGTCCCCGGAACTCCGGGTGCGTGCTCACCTTCGTCGCGACCGTGACGCCCTGCGGCTTGCGCGAGGCCAGCCACTCGCCGATGATCGTCTCGCTCTCGCCGCCGGAGTTCCCGGGCACCCACGCACTGTATCCGTCGGCGGTGTCGATGAAGTCGCCCCCACCCGCCACGAACGCGTCGAGCACGTCGAAGGACGTGTCGCGATCGGCCGTCCAGCCGAACACGTTGCCGCCGAGAGAGAGCGGGAAGACATCAAGGTCGCTGTTTCCGATACGAGTCATACTCGTCGCAACCGATGGGTCCCGTGGGGTATTTCCGATTCGGGATACTCTCACCGCATGCATATCCTCCGCCGAGCATCCGTCGCCATCGTCGCCGTCGCCCTCGCCGGGATGCTCGGCGGGTGCGCGGCATCCGTCCCCGACCCGCCCGCTGCGGTGGGCGAGAACTACCCCGGCACGTGCATGCCCGCCGAGTTCACCTGGCCGACCGACTTCCTCGAGGCGCTGTCGAGCGAGTCCGAGGCCGTGGGCGGCTCCATCGTCGGCCTGCGGCTGGAGTACATCGACGAGCGGTGGGCGTGGCGCATCCGCAGTGCGAGCGGTCGGACGGATGCTTTCGGCGAGCGGGTCGACGATCCCGCGGCGGGGCGGGAGACGCTCGCGGACGTGCGGACCCTCGAGGTCTTCGCCAGCCGCGATGTCGCCCTCACGAAAGCGGAGCAGACGGCGGGAACGAGCGCCTACACGGCAGCCGACCGCTCGGGCGAGGAGTGGCCGAGCCCCCTCATCATCGAGATGGCCCGGGTCGATGACGCTGGTTCCGACGTCTGGCGGATCACGATGTGCGACACGGCGACCAACGCGCAGTCCGTGATCACCGTGAAATAGCATTCAGGAATGCGCCGTTCTGCCGTCGTCCCCCTGATCGCTCTCGTCGCGCTGCTCGCGGGCTGCACGGGAACTCCGATCCCCGCATCCTCGGCGACACCGGCCCCGACGCGAACGGCGACCACCGCGCCCACCTCCACGGCCACGCCCGCTCCCTCGTCGAGCCCGTCCACGGCGCCCGCCCCCTCGTCGCCGCCGGTCGCGTCCGATCCCACCGACGGCGAGCTCGTGACGATGTGCGTCGAGAAGGTCGATGCCTACGCGGGCGGCGCGACGTATGCGAGCGACCGGGGCACCGTCGAGTGGCTGGCCGAGCAGACGACCTGGTTCGTGGTCGTGCCCACGGATCGAGACGGCAACGAGGGCGCGGCCGTCTGCGGCATCGAGAAGACCTCCGCGGGCCCCGACGTCACGACCTACGGCGAGACCATCCCGAGCGGCGTCGCCGATCAGCGTGCGGAACTGCTGCGCGGAGAACACCCGCACGAGTGACCAGGGCCCGGCTCAGTCCCCGAGCGCCTTCTTCGCGGCATCCGCGATGTACGGCGCCAGGGTCTGCGCGAACTCCCCGGTCATGTGGTCCCGATCCCTGTACACGACCGCATTACCGATGACCACCGGGCAGACGGATTCGTTGCAGAGGATGGACGTGAAGTCGATGAGGGTGGCGCCGGGCGTGGCCGCGACGGCATCCTCCGACCCGTCGTACGAGGCGAGCGCCTGATCACGCGGCAACGCGCAGGAGTTCGGATCGTCGCGGTTCATGTCGATGCAGGCCTTGACGTCGTCGCGCTGCACGGGATTGTCGCGGATCGCGAGGATCTTCGCTCCGCGGGCGGCCTGCGTCGCCCACACCTCGCTCATGCCGTTCGCCGTGGCCTCGTTCTGAGTCTCACCGTCGACCGGGATGGCCTGCCACCGCGACGAGGCGTGCATGG encodes the following:
- the cycA gene encoding D-serine/D-alanine/glycine transporter, coding for MHRVTVQSTDEEQHLRRALSNRHIQLLAIGGAIGTGLFMGSGKTISVAGPSVIFVYMIIGFMLFFVMRAMGELLLSNLKYKSFSDFASDLLGPWAGFFTGWTYWFCWVVTGVADVIAIAGYTNTLIPGIPLWIPGVAVVVILLALNLPTVAAFGEMEFWFALIKIVAIVALIVTGLVMIFTGFEHDAGTASFANLWSHGGMFPHGFMGFVAGFQIAVFAFVGIELVGTAAAETKDPKRNLPKAINAIPIRILLFYVGALIVLMAVTPWTEYVAGESPFIAMFALAGLGIAATVVNLVVLTSAMSSANSGIYSTSRMVFGLAHDGDAPKLFGRLSKRRVPQNALFLSCILLLSGVVLLYAGEDIGTAFDMVTTVSAVCFMFVWTIFLLSYVVYRRRRPEKAAASAFRMPGGVFMVYVVLAFFVFILWALTTQPDTLTALLVTPIWFALLVVAWLFVRRSPNHLQRHAAHIAHLRSDDEDDEDQSAA
- a CDS encoding calcium:proton antiporter codes for the protein MIPTAVKQFIGRPDIARIALGWGAYVLVLLAHPLLAAPVAVPLLIVALGVIIGVILVCAFGVVKQAEALAHRLGDPYGSLVLTLSIVLIEVILISAVMLGPGDHATIARDSVMAVAMIILNLVIGLALLLGGLRHRGMAHNRTGTSAYLAMLVVLVALAFALPALIGRDGSYTLGQEIPTVILTLGIYAFFLFRQMGTQAGDFTEVDERLRRRTDAADAAPRTGIRETLAAHRTEVLVRLALLVVTVTPIVLLSHDMAALLDDGLGRLGAPAALAGVLIAAIVFLPESLTAVRAALGGEAQRVVNLCHGALVSTVGLTIPAVLVIGMLTGQTVVLAESPANLLMLGVTLLLSVTTFAAKRVTAMHGAAHLAVFAVYVIVLFSGS
- a CDS encoding ArsR/SmtB family transcription factor, producing MERDALHAIESRVDALERELERLRAQVEEPSADASTVTPEPGAATSDPAADPLWFVNELGRRAPGAVMMAGAVEVPAGPIRWQYGLYAEELLGKDWGDLARPLEALGHPVRLELVRVILTGTQTTAELLELEQFASSGQLYHHLRQLVSAGWLSSPRRGFYEVPGARIVPLLVLTMIASS
- a CDS encoding serine hydrolase domain-containing protein gives rise to the protein MTSPTPALTGPTPTATSPARRSPGPVLGLLAGGAVAAIALGAAVGPQQQTVSSAWSGDETLAESIRTLPGGLDGFRSLSVAEIDPGGVVFAGLGDADPAHPEAPGPDTVFELGSITKTFTGALFADAIERGEVAPDDRLAEHLTALEGTDAGDVTLASLSQHSSGLPGLGATAADGAVSSLILNDNAYASSTTAQFIADAAIAPVDPDQGAVYSNFAVSLLGTALVEAAGADDYATLLDERLTGPLGMEHTTVAATAAEVPVDAVPGFLLNGTPAPRWWGEGYLPAGSSTFTTASDLAIWAQANLDGSAPGAAALEPSAPLGAEGEIGWGWITSASFDGAGTQTWHNGGTAGFRTILTMDRDAGTAFIALSNTVATVDYVAMSYLSGAPIPGPAEPYLILGWSVFGIALALGVVALLRALRAKALLPSLSDLAWALAGLLLLWHSGPWFVVGGWVWGVALAPTLAAVGLLALRGRSLPFLPARRRWFWWPTAAIGVAAAVGVTFLW
- a CDS encoding aldo/keto reductase gives rise to the protein MTRIGNSDLDVFPLSLGGNVFGWTADRDTSFDVLDAFVAGGGDFIDTADGYSAWVPGNSGGESETIIGEWLASRKPQGVTVATKVSTHPEFRGLAAANIRKAAEASLARLGVDAIDLYYAHFDDESVPLEETVGAFGQLVTDGLVRNVAVSNYSADRIREWIEIAQRTGAALPVAVQPHYNLVHRNDVENEIIPVAEEFGLGLVPYYSLASGFLTGKYRSTETAGQSSPRAEGAAKYATPAGLKIIDALEEIGSAHGASIAATSLAWLRAQPTVAAPIASARTVEQVPDLLAGARLELSADEVQTLDRVSEWTPAQA